One window from the genome of Isachenkonia alkalipeptolytica encodes:
- a CDS encoding PHP-associated domain-containing protein, with amino-acid sequence MIIDLHVHEKRHSGDSVLSLEDAVWQARKLGLDGICITDHDNNNIKDFAKKYSEKVDFPIFVGAEIFTAEGDFVVFGLDDIPEETLSAQKLLNLVEEADGVAIAAHPYRNNFRSLRDHSYDLEGFWAVEAFNGTTEPKKNEQALFMAGDINMPIIGASDAHQIKDLGKMATCFTSSIHCEKDLIEAIKSRQVYPVQWTAKGYQPVTTVKVPQRAVSANNL; translated from the coding sequence ATGATTATTGATCTTCATGTCCACGAAAAAAGACATTCCGGTGACAGTGTTCTTTCCCTGGAAGATGCGGTTTGGCAAGCACGCAAGTTGGGTCTTGACGGGATTTGCATCACCGATCACGATAATAATAATATTAAGGATTTTGCCAAGAAGTACAGCGAGAAAGTGGATTTTCCCATCTTTGTGGGGGCGGAAATTTTTACCGCTGAAGGAGACTTTGTGGTCTTCGGCTTAGATGATATTCCTGAGGAAACCCTATCCGCCCAGAAACTACTTAATTTGGTTGAAGAGGCCGACGGCGTTGCCATTGCCGCCCATCCCTATCGCAATAATTTCCGAAGCCTTAGGGATCATAGCTATGATTTAGAAGGGTTTTGGGCCGTTGAAGCCTTTAACGGCACCACGGAGCCGAAAAAAAATGAACAGGCCCTTTTCATGGCCGGCGATATCAATATGCCCATCATCGGTGCCAGCGATGCCCATCAAATAAAGGATCTTGGCAAAATGGCCACTTGCTTTACCTCATCGATCCACTGTGAAAAGGATTTAATCGAAGCTATAAAGTCCCGACAGGTTTATCCGGTTCAGTGGACAGCAAAAGGCTATCAGCCCGTGACCACAGTAAAAGTTCCTCAAAGAGCGGTTAGTGCAAACAACCTCTAG
- a CDS encoding DJ-1/PfpI/YhbO family deglycase/protease, with translation MKKNVCLCVIIFCVTLFNPGCNNEMEESSAETEENPLEELTEGEETDEEKEEVVEDSLEDPDEKRESEEAMDPPDLTGMKAIFLLANGFHDAETTSPLAYLERHGVECVLVGPEIGEIAAYNTNTTLDIEKLIEDAEITDYDILIIPGGNSPRVLNLNEQALAFVRDFMETKKPVATICRGPYLLAGAGVLEGRTLTAMDFVEDAIFEAGGEFVNEAVFVDRNLITSREPGDLPLFNQAIIEALSTQK, from the coding sequence ATGAAAAAAAATGTCTGTTTATGCGTCATAATATTTTGTGTAACACTGTTCAATCCTGGCTGCAACAATGAGATGGAGGAATCTTCAGCCGAAACTGAGGAAAACCCTTTGGAAGAGCTTACCGAAGGGGAAGAGACCGACGAAGAAAAAGAAGAGGTCGTGGAAGATTCGCTAGAAGATCCCGATGAAAAAAGGGAAAGTGAAGAAGCCATGGATCCTCCTGATTTAACCGGCATGAAAGCCATATTTTTACTTGCCAACGGATTTCATGATGCTGAAACCACCAGTCCTTTAGCATACCTGGAGCGTCACGGAGTGGAATGTGTCCTAGTCGGGCCGGAGATTGGAGAGATAGCGGCCTATAACACCAATACCACCCTGGATATCGAAAAGCTGATCGAAGATGCGGAGATTACCGATTACGACATTTTAATCATTCCCGGTGGCAACAGTCCCAGAGTACTGAATTTAAATGAACAGGCCTTAGCCTTTGTCCGGGACTTTATGGAAACAAAAAAGCCGGTGGCAACCATTTGCCGGGGACCTTACCTGTTAGCAGGAGCCGGTGTGCTGGAGGGCAGAACGCTTACGGCTATGGATTTTGTAGAGGATGCTATTTTTGAAGCCGGTGGCGAATTCGTAAACGAAGCGGTATTCGTCGACAGAAACCTTATTACTTCCCGGGAACCCGGGGATCTCCCGCTGTTTAACCAGGCCATCATTGAAGCCTTATCTACTCAAAAGTAA
- a CDS encoding M24 family metallopeptidase yields MDKARIEKVIHAMEQENMEQLIISDAPSIYYLTGLWIHSQERMLALVLSVKSEPVLFVNELFPLEEGLELKVQRYSDTDDPIGLLAKHITEGKEVGIDKNWPAGFLIDLTQASPEITVKKGSYLVDRVRMIKDPQEIRKMKAVSRINDQAMERLTEEIPKRLTEKQMTKCLEEIYQELGGEGFSFDPIVAYGKNGANPHHSPGEDRPQEGDSVLIDIGCHKDSYSADMTRTLFYKKISEEQKKVYEIVQEANRVAIAKVRPGAKFSDIDLAAREVIEKNGYGKHFTHRTGHSIGIEVHEYGDVSMTNHDRMQPGMIFSVEPGIYLSGDFGVRIEDLVLVTETGAEVLNHVTKEPVVID; encoded by the coding sequence ATGGATAAAGCGCGAATTGAAAAAGTGATTCATGCCATGGAGCAGGAGAATATGGAGCAACTGATCATCTCCGATGCCCCGTCGATTTACTATTTAACCGGTTTATGGATCCATTCCCAGGAAAGAATGTTGGCCCTGGTCCTAAGCGTAAAGAGTGAACCGGTGCTGTTTGTTAACGAGCTTTTCCCCCTGGAAGAGGGCCTCGAGTTAAAGGTTCAGCGGTATAGCGACACCGACGATCCCATTGGTCTTCTGGCAAAGCATATAACGGAAGGTAAGGAAGTCGGGATTGATAAAAACTGGCCCGCCGGTTTTTTAATCGATTTGACCCAAGCCTCTCCGGAGATTACTGTGAAAAAAGGGTCTTATCTGGTGGACAGGGTTCGTATGATTAAAGATCCCCAAGAAATCCGGAAAATGAAAGCCGTCTCAAGGATTAATGACCAGGCAATGGAACGGCTGACGGAGGAAATTCCCAAAAGATTGACGGAAAAACAAATGACCAAGTGCTTGGAAGAGATTTATCAGGAACTGGGCGGGGAAGGTTTTTCCTTTGATCCTATTGTGGCCTATGGAAAAAACGGTGCCAATCCCCATCACAGCCCGGGAGAAGACCGGCCTCAGGAAGGGGACAGCGTACTGATCGACATCGGCTGTCATAAGGATTCCTACTCCGCGGATATGACCCGGACCTTGTTTTATAAGAAAATTTCCGAAGAACAAAAGAAGGTTTACGAAATCGTACAGGAGGCCAACCGTGTAGCGATAGCTAAAGTACGACCGGGAGCAAAGTTCTCTGATATTGATTTGGCTGCTCGGGAGGTGATCGAAAAAAACGGTTACGGGAAGCACTTTACCCACCGAACAGGACACTCCATCGGGATCGAGGTTCATGAGTATGGAGATGTATCCATGACCAACCATGACCGGATGCAACCGGGGATGATTTTCTCTGTGGAGCCGGGAATATATCTATCCGGGGATTTCGGCGTGCGTATTGAGGATTTGGTCCTGGTTACGGAAACCGGCGCGGAAGTACTGAATCATGTAACCAAAGAGCCGGTGGTTATTGATTAA
- a CDS encoding TSCPD domain-containing protein: protein MRCGGKNTSCPDQLSLALENYRCSGTQSA from the coding sequence ATTCGATGCGGAGGGAAAAATACTTCCTGTCCCGATCAGTTATCCCTGGCTTTAGAAAATTATAGGTGTTCAGGTACTCAATCTGCATAA